In Cyanobium sp. Tous-M-B4, a single genomic region encodes these proteins:
- a CDS encoding response regulator transcription factor, whose amino-acid sequence MFYADPLGVEALRATSRGEGPPPQEALSQREEEVLQLVTRGYTNKEMAEALFVSAETIKTHVTNILGKLQARDRTHAAVIGIRLGLVSWEPA is encoded by the coding sequence GTGTTCTACGCCGATCCGCTCGGCGTTGAGGCCTTACGCGCCACCAGTCGGGGGGAAGGCCCACCGCCACAAGAGGCTCTCTCGCAGCGGGAGGAAGAGGTGCTGCAACTGGTCACCCGTGGCTACACGAACAAGGAAATGGCCGAGGCCCTGTTTGTCTCTGCCGAGACGATCAAAACGCACGTCACCAACATTCTCGGCAAACTGCAGGCCCGCGATCGCACCCATGCCGCCGTGATCGGTATTCGGCTAGGGCTGGTGAGTTGGGAGCCGGCATAG